From Drosophila virilis strain 15010-1051.87 chromosome X, Dvir_AGI_RSII-ME, whole genome shotgun sequence, the proteins below share one genomic window:
- the Chsy gene encoding chondroitin sulfate synthase 1 isoform X1 translates to MLQHTMTKRKTLIIACFGIALGLCIGTVLKNYRALEIVKRCSLRPTNLKTPNEIIGLNDEDTIQNSQRNLVFVGVMTAKNFIEGRARAVYDTWGKEVPGRIAFFSSEGSYSEELPVVGLKNVDDRYPPQKKSFMMLYYMYEHYIDRFEWFIRADDDVYMEPDKLERFLRSIDSSKPQFIGQAGKGNSEEFGLLSLEFDENFCMGGPGVILSSETLRRVAPHIPTCLKNLYSTHEDVEVGRCVQKFAGIPCTWNYEMQYILRHNSSGRNAYTGKLKRKEIHNAITLHPIKQAPLMYRLHSYIQGLKAEELRQESLLLHRDIKRMAKYLEVPDDSTYMMPSVSPGAVHDKDNGKRHFEDHNILGISPELNKFVPASTADLLDWSFIARSLYSAGSANPKQKIDSAMREGLEDVITEVMENINYYSRQRGRVIEFRELLYGYHRLDAIHGQDLILDLLLIYKKYRGKKMTVPVRRHLYVQRAFTGIFVKELDEDFYNVTLQQTLSSSGLLGSLLHNGMARLSSHFTMASNLLAPPPDNIVFVLPIAGRLATFQRFLATYERVCIDASQHCDLLVVIFGPPDELTEHLQQLNELRARHIYKQINYIQRSGQFSRGVALDIAARSSYIRQEDIILFIDVDMVFGVETLQRVRMHTQRGRQVYLPIVFSQYDPKRRGEASPSESLPIDDENGYFRQFGFGICAIYKSDILDDDINGFDKDITGWGLEDVKFLEKIVRVGTRQHGFLSNTAEVPLDYNEAAEQWRRLTVFRAPDPTLVHIYHDISCDVQLDAPQYNMCLGTKANSLGSTRLMEQLFFNNRQNVEFIAEFNRQKQQTR, encoded by the exons ATGCTGCAGCACACGATGACGAAGCGTAAAACGCTAATCATTGCCTGCTTTGGCATTGCGCTGGGCCTCTGCATCGGCACCGTTCTGAAGAACTATCGTGCACTGGAGATTGTAAAGCGCTGCAGCTTGCGGCCCACGAATCTTAAAACGCCCAATGAAATTATTGGGCTGAACGATGAGGACACCATACAGAATTCGCAGCGCAATCTGGTCTTTGTGGGCGTCATGACTGCCAAGAATTTTATCGAGGGTCGTGCACGTGCCGTATACGATACTTGGGGCAAGGAGGTGCCTGGACGCATTGCGTTCTTCAGCTCTGAGGGCAGCTACTCGGAGGAGCTGCCCGTGGTGGGCCTCAAGAATGTGGATGATCGCTATCCGCCGCAAAAGAAGTCATTCATGATGCTTTACTACATGTACGAGCATTATATTGATCGGTTCGAGTGGTTTATTCGCGCCGACGATGATGTCTATATGGAGCCGGACAAGCTGGAGCGTTTTCTGCGCTCCATTGACAGCTCGAAGCCGCAGTTCATTGGCCAGGCGGGCAAGGGCAATAGCGAGGAGTTTGGCCTGTTGTCCCTAGAGTTCGATGAGAACTTTTGCATGGGCGGTCCCGGTGTTATACTCAGCAGCGAGACGCTGCGTCGCGTCGCTCCGCACATACCCACCTGCCTGAAAAATCTATACAGCACCCACGAGGATGTTGAGGTGGGGCGTTGCGTTCAGAAATTTGCCGGCATACCCTGCACTTGGAACTACGAG ATGCAGTATATATTGCGGCACAACTCGAGCGGACGCAATGCCTACACGGGCAAACTGAAGCGAAAGGAGATACATAACGCCATCACGCTGCATCCAATCAAGCAGGCACCGTTGATGTATCGCCTGCACTCCTACATACAGGGCCTCAAGGCCGAGGAGCTGCGTCAGgaatcgctgctgctgcatcgcGACATTAAACGTATGGCCAAATACTTGGAAGTGCCTGATGATAGCACATATATGATGCCAAGCGTCTCACCAGGCGCCGTTCACGACAAGGACAATGGCAAACGACATTTCGAAGATCATAATATTCTAG GCATTAGCCCGGagctaaataaatttgtgccCGCCAGCACAGCGGATCTACTGGACTGGTCCTTTATAGCGCGCAGCCTGTACTCGGCAGGCTCAGCGAATCCCAAGCAAAAGATTGACTCGGCCATGCGCGAGGGTCTCGAGGATGTCATAACCGAGGTGATGGAAAATATCAATTATTATTCGCGACAACGCGGACGCGTTATTGAATTTCGTGAGCTGCTCTATGGCTACCATCGGCTGGACGCAATACATGGACAGGATCTTATACTGGATCTGTTGCTCATCTACAAAAAGTATCGTGGCAAGAAGATGACGGTGCCCGTGCGTCGCCATCTCTATGTGCAACGCGCATTCACCGGCATCTTTGTCAAGGAGTTGGACGAGGATTTCTACAATGTAACGCTGCAGCAAA CCTTGTCATCTTCAGGTCTCTTGGGTAGCCTTCTACACAATGGTATGGCTCGCCTGAGCAGTCACTTTACCATGGCCAGCAACCTGCTGGCACCTCCGCCGGACAATATCGTGTTTGTCCTGCCCATAGCCGGTCGCCTGGCGACCTTTCAACGCTTTCTGGCCACCTATGAGCGTGTTTGCATTGATGCTTCGCAACACTGCGATCTGCTGGTGGTAATTTTTGGGCCGCCGGATGAGCTGACCGAACATCTGCAGCAGCTGAATGAGCTGCGTGCCCGCCATATCTACAAGCAGATCAACTATATACAGCGCAGTGGACAATTCTCGCGCGGCGTTGCACTGGACATTGCCGCACGCTCCTCGTACATACGGCAGGAGGACATTATTCTGTTCATCGATGTCGACATGGTGTTTGGCGTGGAGACGCTACAGCGGGTGCGCATGCATACGCAGCGTGGTCGGCAGGTCTATCTGCCCATTGTATTTAGCCAATATGATCCGAAGCGTCGGGGAGAAGCCAGTCCCTCCGAATCGTTGCCAATCGACGATGAGAACGGCTACTTTAGGCAGTTTGGCTTTGGAATTTGCGCCATTTACAAGTCGGACATACTGGACGACGATATCAATGGCTTTGACAAGGACATAACTGGCTGGGGCCTGGAGGATGTCAAGTTTCTGGAGAAGATTGTGCGCGTCGGCACCCGCCAACATGGCTTTCTGTCCAACACGGCCGAAGTGCCGCTCGACTATAACGAAGCCGCTGAACAGTGGCGACGCCTCACCGTATTTCGCGCGCCAGATCCCACTCTGGTGCACATCTATCATGACATTAGCTGCGATGTGCAGCTGGATGCGCCACAGTATAACATGTGCCTGGGCACCAAGGCAAACTCATTGGGCAGCACCCGTCTCATGGAGCAGCTGTTTTTCAACAATCGCCAGAATGTTGAGTTCATCGCCGAGTTCAATCGGCAGAAACAACAGACCAGATGA
- the Chsy gene encoding chondroitin sulfate synthase 1 isoform X2 translates to MLQHTMTKRKTLIIACFGIALGLCIGTVLKNYRALEIVKRCSLRPTNLKTPNEIIGLNDEDTIQNSQRNLVFVGVMTAKNFIEGRARAVYDTWGKEVPGRIAFFSSEGSYSEELPVVGLKNVDDRYPPQKKSFMMLYYMYEHYIDRFEWFIRADDDVYMEPDKLERFLRSIDSSKPQFIGQAGKGNSEEFGLLSLEFDENFCMGGPGVILSSETLRRVAPHIPTCLKNLYSTHEDVEVGRCVQKFAGIPCTWNYEMQYILRHNSSGRNAYTGKLKRKEIHNAITLHPIKQAPLMYRLHSYIQGLKAEELRQESLLLHRDIKRMAKYLEVPDDSTYMMPSVSPGAVHDKDNGKRHFEDHNILGISPELNKFVPASTADLLDWSFIARSLYSAGSANPKQKIDSAMREGLEDVITEVMENINYYSRQRGRVIEFRELLYGYHRLDAIHGQDLILDLLLIYKKYRGKKMTVPVRRHLYVQRAFTGIFVKELDEDFYNVTLQQSLLGSLLHNGMARLSSHFTMASNLLAPPPDNIVFVLPIAGRLATFQRFLATYERVCIDASQHCDLLVVIFGPPDELTEHLQQLNELRARHIYKQINYIQRSGQFSRGVALDIAARSSYIRQEDIILFIDVDMVFGVETLQRVRMHTQRGRQVYLPIVFSQYDPKRRGEASPSESLPIDDENGYFRQFGFGICAIYKSDILDDDINGFDKDITGWGLEDVKFLEKIVRVGTRQHGFLSNTAEVPLDYNEAAEQWRRLTVFRAPDPTLVHIYHDISCDVQLDAPQYNMCLGTKANSLGSTRLMEQLFFNNRQNVEFIAEFNRQKQQTR, encoded by the exons ATGCTGCAGCACACGATGACGAAGCGTAAAACGCTAATCATTGCCTGCTTTGGCATTGCGCTGGGCCTCTGCATCGGCACCGTTCTGAAGAACTATCGTGCACTGGAGATTGTAAAGCGCTGCAGCTTGCGGCCCACGAATCTTAAAACGCCCAATGAAATTATTGGGCTGAACGATGAGGACACCATACAGAATTCGCAGCGCAATCTGGTCTTTGTGGGCGTCATGACTGCCAAGAATTTTATCGAGGGTCGTGCACGTGCCGTATACGATACTTGGGGCAAGGAGGTGCCTGGACGCATTGCGTTCTTCAGCTCTGAGGGCAGCTACTCGGAGGAGCTGCCCGTGGTGGGCCTCAAGAATGTGGATGATCGCTATCCGCCGCAAAAGAAGTCATTCATGATGCTTTACTACATGTACGAGCATTATATTGATCGGTTCGAGTGGTTTATTCGCGCCGACGATGATGTCTATATGGAGCCGGACAAGCTGGAGCGTTTTCTGCGCTCCATTGACAGCTCGAAGCCGCAGTTCATTGGCCAGGCGGGCAAGGGCAATAGCGAGGAGTTTGGCCTGTTGTCCCTAGAGTTCGATGAGAACTTTTGCATGGGCGGTCCCGGTGTTATACTCAGCAGCGAGACGCTGCGTCGCGTCGCTCCGCACATACCCACCTGCCTGAAAAATCTATACAGCACCCACGAGGATGTTGAGGTGGGGCGTTGCGTTCAGAAATTTGCCGGCATACCCTGCACTTGGAACTACGAG ATGCAGTATATATTGCGGCACAACTCGAGCGGACGCAATGCCTACACGGGCAAACTGAAGCGAAAGGAGATACATAACGCCATCACGCTGCATCCAATCAAGCAGGCACCGTTGATGTATCGCCTGCACTCCTACATACAGGGCCTCAAGGCCGAGGAGCTGCGTCAGgaatcgctgctgctgcatcgcGACATTAAACGTATGGCCAAATACTTGGAAGTGCCTGATGATAGCACATATATGATGCCAAGCGTCTCACCAGGCGCCGTTCACGACAAGGACAATGGCAAACGACATTTCGAAGATCATAATATTCTAG GCATTAGCCCGGagctaaataaatttgtgccCGCCAGCACAGCGGATCTACTGGACTGGTCCTTTATAGCGCGCAGCCTGTACTCGGCAGGCTCAGCGAATCCCAAGCAAAAGATTGACTCGGCCATGCGCGAGGGTCTCGAGGATGTCATAACCGAGGTGATGGAAAATATCAATTATTATTCGCGACAACGCGGACGCGTTATTGAATTTCGTGAGCTGCTCTATGGCTACCATCGGCTGGACGCAATACATGGACAGGATCTTATACTGGATCTGTTGCTCATCTACAAAAAGTATCGTGGCAAGAAGATGACGGTGCCCGTGCGTCGCCATCTCTATGTGCAACGCGCATTCACCGGCATCTTTGTCAAGGAGTTGGACGAGGATTTCTACAATGTAACGCTGCAGCAAA GTCTCTTGGGTAGCCTTCTACACAATGGTATGGCTCGCCTGAGCAGTCACTTTACCATGGCCAGCAACCTGCTGGCACCTCCGCCGGACAATATCGTGTTTGTCCTGCCCATAGCCGGTCGCCTGGCGACCTTTCAACGCTTTCTGGCCACCTATGAGCGTGTTTGCATTGATGCTTCGCAACACTGCGATCTGCTGGTGGTAATTTTTGGGCCGCCGGATGAGCTGACCGAACATCTGCAGCAGCTGAATGAGCTGCGTGCCCGCCATATCTACAAGCAGATCAACTATATACAGCGCAGTGGACAATTCTCGCGCGGCGTTGCACTGGACATTGCCGCACGCTCCTCGTACATACGGCAGGAGGACATTATTCTGTTCATCGATGTCGACATGGTGTTTGGCGTGGAGACGCTACAGCGGGTGCGCATGCATACGCAGCGTGGTCGGCAGGTCTATCTGCCCATTGTATTTAGCCAATATGATCCGAAGCGTCGGGGAGAAGCCAGTCCCTCCGAATCGTTGCCAATCGACGATGAGAACGGCTACTTTAGGCAGTTTGGCTTTGGAATTTGCGCCATTTACAAGTCGGACATACTGGACGACGATATCAATGGCTTTGACAAGGACATAACTGGCTGGGGCCTGGAGGATGTCAAGTTTCTGGAGAAGATTGTGCGCGTCGGCACCCGCCAACATGGCTTTCTGTCCAACACGGCCGAAGTGCCGCTCGACTATAACGAAGCCGCTGAACAGTGGCGACGCCTCACCGTATTTCGCGCGCCAGATCCCACTCTGGTGCACATCTATCATGACATTAGCTGCGATGTGCAGCTGGATGCGCCACAGTATAACATGTGCCTGGGCACCAAGGCAAACTCATTGGGCAGCACCCGTCTCATGGAGCAGCTGTTTTTCAACAATCGCCAGAATGTTGAGTTCATCGCCGAGTTCAATCGGCAGAAACAACAGACCAGATGA
- the Alp11 gene encoding alkaline phosphatase, tissue-nonspecific isozyme, which yields MWLPNLPRLALLLSLFLSIALVNASEKEMEPIENERNASYWMEQAQRQLAERLERSREAGGGDTRVAKNIIMLLGDGLSITTLTAARILKGQHAGRSGEECQLAVEQFPYSGLSKTYCTDSQTADSACAATACLTGVKTNYGSIGQSAQGAKVESIVHWAQEAGKATGIVTTTRLTDASPAAAYAHVKRRSQELDIGRQLIEDAPGRYLDVILGGGLGKFASERTDGRDLLKQWHAANPDGCFARTLGGLRDCGATNGSLFGVFSDSHMAYHLAASKDQPRLCDMTEAAIKRLEQQPNGYFVFIEGGRIDHGHHETRAGYALDEMLELDAAIETAVRLTNARDTLIVVTADHSHTLSMAGYANRGTAILGLDPSQRDLDGIPYSTLNYAIGKWQSLNKAGKRENPAPHLSRTSFTPSYIHAKGVHSGEDVAVFALGPQAHLFSGVMEQNLLPHLMAYAACLGQGTTVCQENS from the exons ATGTGGCTCCCAAACTTGCCCCGCCTGGCGCTTCTACTCTCGCTGTTCTTAAGCATCGCATTGGTTAATGCCAGCGAGAAGGAAATGGAACCCATTGAGAATGAGCGCAATGCCAGCTATTGGATGGAGCAGgcgcagcggcagctggcTGAGCGTCTAGAACGTAGCCGCGAGGCGGGTGGAGGCGATACGCGTGTGGCCAAGAACATAATAATGCTATTGGGAGACGGGCTGTCTATTACTACACTCACCGCGGCGCGCATCCTAAAGGGCCAGCATGCCGGTCGCAGCGGCGAGGAGTGCCAACTGGCCGTCGAACAATTTCCCTATTCGGGTCTGAGCAAAACCTACTGTACGGACAGCCAGACAGCGGATTCGGCATGCGCAGCGACCGCATGCCTAACTGGTGTGAAGACCAACTATGGCAGCATTGGACAAAGTGCGCAGGGTGCCAAGGTGGAGTCCATTGTACATTGGGCTCAGGAAGCGGGCAAAGCCACAGGGATTGTGACCACTACGCGGCTGACGGATGCGAGTCCGGCAGCAGCGTATGCGCATGTGAAGAGACGTTCCCAGGAGTTGGACATAGGACGCCAACTGATTGAGGATGCACCCGGACGTTATCTAGATGTAATACTGGGCGGGGGTTTGGGTAAATTTGCGAGCGAGCGCACCGATGGACGAGATTTACTTAAACAATGGCATGCTGCAAATCCGGACGGCTGTTTTGCCCGAACGCTGGGTGGGCTGCGCGACTGCGGCGCCACGAATGGCAGCCTGTTCGGCGTGTTCAGTGACAGTCATATGGCCTACCATTTGGCGGCGTCCAAGGATCAGCCGCGTCTCTGTGATATGACAGAAGCGGCCATTAAAAGGCTGGAGCAGCAACCGAACGGCTACTTTGTGTTTATCGAGGGCGGCCGAATCGATCATGGACATCATGAAACGCGGGCAGGCTATGCGCTGGACGAGATGCTCGAGCTAGATGCGGCCATCGAGACGGCTGTGCGTCTGACCAATGCACGCGATACGCTCATTGTCGTCACGGCGGATCACTCGCATACGCTCAGCATGGCGGGTTACGCCAATCGGGGCACAGCAATACTGGGCTTGGATCCAAGCCAACGCGACTTGGATGGCATACCCTATAGTACGCTTAACTATGCCATTGGCAAGTGGCAGAGCCTCAACAAGGCCGGCAAACGCGAGAATCCCGCACCGCATCTGAGCAGAA CTTCCTTTACACCCAGTTATATACACGCCAAGGGGGTGCATTCGGGCGAAGATGTGGCCGTCTTTGCCCTTGGTCCACAGGCTCATCTCTTTAGCGGCGTCATGGAGCAGAATCTGTTGCCACATCTGATGGCCTATGCAGCCTGTCTGGGCCAGGGCACCACTGTTTGCCAAGAAAACTCCTAA